The DNA sequence GTAACGCTGACGAATAACAAATCGGGAAGGTTTGAATGTCGCTACACCTATATGACAATGGTCTCAAATAATCCGATCTTTAGAGATGCGTTCAGTGGTAAAGGATCATTTCAGGTTCCTGTTGCTCACGCTGAGGGCAGGATCGCAGTTTCGGATCGATCGGTCTTGAAGAGGCTTTATGAAAACGATCAGATCCTGTTCAAATATTCAGATCCATCTGGTATAAGCGACGACTACCCATGGAACCCAAATGGTTCTATAGATTCCATAGCATCGCTCACCAATGAACATGGAAATGTAATAGGGTTGATGCCGCACCCAGAACGTATATACTATCCATATCAGGCCATGTACACCGATGCCAAGAAGGAGATAGCAACGGGTAAGCTGTTCTACGACAGCCTGATATCCTATCTGAGTGGTAGACATGGATAGAGCCATCTGCGGGAACTTCTATTACAATGGCAAGTTTGACTACCTCGAAGTTATAGTATCAGATGGAAAGATCGCTGAAATAAAGAAGAACGCTGGCAATATGCCGAAAACAAGGTTTGATGGGGCAATACTTCCCGCATCCACCGATATACATGTGCACTTCAGAACCCCTGGTGAGACAGAAAAAGAGGATTTCAGCAGCGGTTCACTTTCGGCCATATATGGCGGTACAACCTACGTTATGGACATGCCAAACAACAGGATACCTGTAACTGAATACAATGCATTCGGTGATAAGCTTGGCGTCATAGATTCAACCTCCTATGCTGATTTTTCACTTTATTCTATGGAAACCGGAAACAATGCGCTACTCATAGACAGGCGGAGCATAGGACTTAAGGTTTATCTCGGAGGTTCGACAAATTCCACCGGTACTGAAGCCATCACCGATGAGGATGTGAAGATTATAAACGATCTCAGATACACAGTCATCTTTCACGGAGAATCAGAACGATGTCTCAGGGCGCACAGAATCGAAGAAAAAAACCTGAGAGATCACAACAATGCAAGGCCCATAGAATGCGAGATTGAAGCTGCAAAATACGTCAGTGATCTGAAGATAGAGAGAAAAATCATGGCCC is a window from the Thermoplasma sp. Kam2015 genome containing:
- the purQ gene encoding phosphoribosylformylglycinamidine synthase subunit PurQ, producing the protein MKPPKVGILLMEGTNNETEVFFSVRRSGGDPDYVHVSDLARGDKSISEYDALIVPGGFSAGDYIRAGVIFAARLSSVAGRDIKYFIDSGKPFLGICNGFQVIMELGLIGNREEVTLTNNKSGRFECRYTYMTMVSNNPIFRDAFSGKGSFQVPVAHAEGRIAVSDRSVLKRLYENDQILFKYSDPSGISDDYPWNPNGSIDSIASLTNEHGNVIGLMPHPERIYYPYQAMYTDAKKEIATGKLFYDSLISYLSGRHG
- a CDS encoding dihydroorotase → MDRAICGNFYYNGKFDYLEVIVSDGKIAEIKKNAGNMPKTRFDGAILPASTDIHVHFRTPGETEKEDFSSGSLSAIYGGTTYVMDMPNNRIPVTEYNAFGDKLGVIDSTSYADFSLYSMETGNNALLIDRRSIGLKVYLGGSTNSTGTEAITDEDVKIINDLRYTVIFHGESERCLRAHRIEEKNLRDHNNARPIECEIEAAKYVSDLKIERKIMAHVSSSDVKGNFLREVTPHHLLLNDEMPLGSIGKVNPPLRDSGTQKKLLQDYVEGKFDILSSDHAPHTEDDKRDFEYAKSGIIGVETRVPLFLALVQKKVVPFEVFYRTAIETPPSLFGIKKGKIAVGYDADFMVVDFTRVRRINDNRLHSKFPVSPFNGMDAIFPSHVMMRGNLVIDNYEDISDPMGIFIPKPQNE